The proteins below come from a single Papaver somniferum cultivar HN1 chromosome 11, ASM357369v1, whole genome shotgun sequence genomic window:
- the LOC113325301 gene encoding uncharacterized protein LOC113325301 — translation MLPEIPFKDFRIGSQFFILNRYHAKLVVKDEKLWNKFKLPCVFSKYCYPEEQYFSTLLNMEDSSSCIPATLTHVDWSKHISAHPWTYQDTEIRMELIESLRQREVRYEKGGVENQTEARLDHNCSFLFARKFSPNCLKPLLDIASDLIL, via the coding sequence ATGCTTCCTGAAATAcctttcaaagatttccgaattGGATCCCAATTTTTTATATTGAATCGCTACCATGCAAAATTAGTGGTAAAAGATGAGAAACTATGGAACAAATTCAAGCTTCCATGTGTGTTTTCAAAATATTGTTACCCTGAAGAACAGTATTTTTCGACGTTGCTGAACATGGAAGATTCAAGTTCTTGTATACCGGCAACACTTACTCATGTGGATTGGTCCAAGCATATAAGTGCTCATCCTTGGACTTATCAGGACACCGAAATAAGAATGGAACTTATCGAATCTTTACGACAACGAGAGGTCAGGTATGAAAAAGGCGGTgttgaaaatcaaactgaagcTCGTCTTGATCATAATTGTTCATTTCTGTTTGCAAGAAAATTTTCACCTAATTGTTTGAAACCGTTACTGGATATTGCCAGTGATCTTATTTTGTAA
- the LOC113325300 gene encoding loricrin-like has translation MNLALEGSASKASESKRRAAAIRDGEPRLVGFEEKIVRLKNSQSGANGRGVVVRNKKAIFWGALGVGVEFTLAAKRKSFKSSSSSGVGGGGGAGGDCGGGHDGSGLKYIGAGNDGSFTGGSDDISNVNDSVGGSDNGGGDNNIRYGGDRGGCIGGYDSLGGGGNNGDGKGGSNGDGGGGGESISGGGGDDCVGGGGDTGDGNGGGNGASGSGDDSIGGGGGDDSVVDGGGGNSDGDGVGGVGVGDELIVTLLSSLVEVVVVGVKIG, from the exons ATGAATCTAGCATTGGAAGGATCGGCGAGTAAGGCTTCAGAGAGTAAGCGACGAGCTGCTGCGATAAGAGATGGAGAACCGCGTTTGGTTGGTTTCGAGGAAAAGATTGTTCGGTTGAAGAA TTCCCAAAGTGGCGCTAATGGTAGAGGTGTTGTTGTAAGGAACAAAAAGGCTATTTTTTGGGGTGCGTTAGGTGTAGGAGTTGAATTTACTTTGGCAGCTAAGCGAAAAAGCTTCAAGTCTTCCTCTTCTTCAGGTgtaggtggaggtggtggcgctGGGGGTGACTGTGGTGGCGGTCACGATGGTAGCGGTTTGAAATATATTGGAGCTGGAAATGATGGTAGTTTTACAGGCGGTAGTGATGATATCAGTAATGTCAATGATAGCGTTGGAGGCAGTGACAATGGTGGAGGTGACAACAACATCAGATATGGTGGTGATAGAGGAGGTTGCATTGGTGGATATGACAGCCTTGGAGGCGGTGGCAACAATGGTGATGGTAAAGGTGGCAGTAATggtgatggtggaggtggaggtgagaGCATCAGTGGCGGTGGTGGAGATGATTGCGTTGGAGGTGGTGGTGACActggtgatggtaatggtggcGGTAATGGTGCCAGTGGAAGTGGAGATGATAGCATTGGAGGAGGTGGTGGAGATGATAGCGTTGTAGACGGCGGTGGCGGCAATAGTGATGGTGATGGTGTAGGTGGAGTAGGAGTAGGGGATGAGCTGATTGTTACTTTGCTGTCATcgttggtggaggtggtggtggtgggagtgaAGATAGGATGA